In Paenibacillus sp. J23TS9, a single genomic region encodes these proteins:
- the sufD gene encoding Fe-S cluster assembly protein SufD, translating to MTTQTILPVNAEGLSQLSKQRQEPTWLTENRLKALELAASLELPKLEKMRIERWDIQNYGSSKESGSISSLTEVPASIQELVKDQESGSLIIQRNSGVIYTKLASELAEQGVIFTDLNTAIKEHEELVKAHLHTAVTADEHSVAALHAALWNGGIFLYVPKNVAVSMPLQAVLLTDDEEATFAPHILIVADTNSSVTYVDNYVSGDSTKPVTHNGAVEIFAKSGAKVRYATIHQMGTNVTDLSYRRAVIDNDSSMEWIVGEMNSGDTMSDTYTILKGNGSTSDSKIIAVGSGSQKLNYTTRANHFGKSSESQMITRAVMREEATAIINGITKIEKGATKSDGQQTEKVLMLSPKARGDANPILLIDEDDVKAGHAASVGQVNQEQIYYLMSRGISREVAESLIIYGFLAPVVSQIPLEGLQKQLQAVIEGKLGQ from the coding sequence ATGACAACACAAACCATTCTTCCGGTTAACGCTGAAGGCTTGAGTCAATTGTCCAAACAAAGACAAGAACCAACCTGGCTTACGGAAAATCGTCTCAAAGCATTGGAGCTTGCTGCAAGTCTTGAACTGCCTAAGCTCGAAAAAATGAGAATTGAGCGTTGGGATATCCAAAATTACGGAAGCTCCAAGGAGAGTGGAAGTATTTCATCCCTGACGGAGGTTCCTGCCTCCATTCAAGAACTGGTGAAGGATCAGGAATCCGGAAGCCTGATTATCCAGCGCAACTCCGGTGTGATATACACCAAACTGGCTTCTGAACTGGCTGAGCAGGGTGTGATTTTCACAGATCTGAATACGGCCATTAAAGAGCATGAGGAGCTTGTTAAAGCTCATTTGCATACGGCAGTTACAGCGGATGAGCATTCCGTTGCCGCATTGCATGCCGCACTTTGGAACGGAGGCATCTTCCTCTATGTTCCGAAAAATGTAGCAGTATCGATGCCTCTGCAGGCTGTACTGCTGACCGACGATGAAGAGGCGACCTTTGCCCCGCATATCCTTATCGTCGCTGACACGAACAGCTCTGTCACATATGTAGATAACTACGTGTCCGGCGATAGCACAAAACCCGTTACTCATAACGGAGCGGTTGAGATTTTTGCGAAGTCCGGTGCGAAGGTGCGTTATGCAACCATTCACCAAATGGGAACGAATGTAACGGATCTGAGCTACCGCCGAGCTGTAATCGACAATGATTCATCCATGGAATGGATCGTCGGTGAAATGAACAGCGGCGACACCATGAGCGATACGTATACGATTCTAAAAGGAAACGGTTCGACTTCCGATTCCAAGATTATCGCAGTCGGCTCTGGCTCTCAGAAGCTGAACTACACGACTCGTGCGAACCACTTTGGTAAATCTTCAGAAAGCCAAATGATCACCCGTGCAGTGATGCGCGAAGAAGCAACGGCGATCATCAACGGTATTACGAAGATTGAAAAGGGTGCAACGAAATCCGATGGCCAGCAAACGGAAAAGGTGCTCATGCTGAGCCCTAAAGCCCGTGGTGACGCGAACCCGATTCTGCTCATCGATGAAGATGATGTAAAAGCAGGCCACGCAGCATCGGTTGGTCAGGTCAATCAGGAACAGATTTACTACCTGATGTCCCGTGGTATCTCCCGCGAGGTTGCCGAATCACTCATTATCTATGGCTTCTTGGCCCCTGTCGTTTCCCAAATCCCGCTGGAGGGCCTCCAAAAGCAACTGCAGGCTGTCATTGAAGGGAAGCTGGGACAATGA
- the sufC gene encoding Fe-S cluster assembly ATPase SufC, giving the protein MATHFTIEGLKAEIEGKEILKGINLEMKGGEIHAIMGPNGTGKSTLASALMGHPKYEVTEGSVTLNGEDVLEMAVDERARAGLFLAMQYPSEITGVTNSDFMRSAINARREEGQEISLIRFIRQMETKMKELDMNPEFAHRYLNEGFSGGEKKRNEILQMMMIEPNIVVLDEIDSGLDIDALKIVANGVNTMRSEDRGFLIITHYQRLLNYVKPDFVHVMMQGRIVKSGGPELAERLEAEGYDWVKEELGIEDETVGQEA; this is encoded by the coding sequence ATGGCTACTCACTTTACCATTGAAGGACTTAAGGCGGAAATTGAAGGCAAAGAAATTCTCAAAGGAATTAATTTGGAGATGAAAGGCGGAGAAATTCACGCCATCATGGGACCTAACGGTACCGGTAAAAGTACCCTCGCTTCAGCGCTTATGGGTCATCCTAAATATGAAGTAACTGAAGGCAGTGTTACGTTGAACGGAGAAGACGTTCTGGAAATGGCTGTCGACGAGCGCGCTCGCGCAGGTCTATTCCTCGCTATGCAGTATCCAAGCGAGATCACGGGCGTGACAAACTCTGACTTTATGCGTAGCGCCATCAACGCCCGCCGCGAAGAAGGACAGGAAATCTCCCTGATTCGTTTTATTCGTCAAATGGAAACAAAAATGAAAGAACTGGACATGAATCCCGAATTTGCACACCGTTATTTGAACGAGGGCTTCTCCGGCGGTGAGAAAAAACGGAATGAAATTTTGCAAATGATGATGATTGAACCCAACATCGTAGTATTGGATGAAATCGACTCCGGTCTGGACATCGATGCTCTCAAAATCGTTGCCAACGGCGTAAACACAATGCGTAGCGAGGATCGCGGGTTCCTTATTATTACCCACTATCAGCGCCTGCTTAACTACGTTAAACCGGACTTCGTCCATGTAATGATGCAGGGCCGTATCGTTAAATCCGGTGGTCCTGAGCTTGCTGAACGTCTGGAAGCAGAAGGTTATGACTGGGTTAAAGAAGAGCTTGGCATTGAAGATGAGACTGTAGGTCAAGAAGCGTAA
- a CDS encoding Dps family protein codes for MAKTTSKSKTTTLEQILNQQVANLNVLYVKIHNFHWYVKGEHFFTLHVKFEELYDDITLKMDEVAERLLTIKGSPAATMKEYLELATIQEASGKEDARKMVQTLIEDFATVSEEMHEGIHLAEEAGDHPTGDLFIKIKNDLEKHMWMLRSYLG; via the coding sequence ATGGCTAAAACAACATCTAAATCCAAAACAACAACACTCGAACAAATATTGAACCAGCAAGTTGCAAACTTGAATGTACTTTACGTGAAAATCCATAACTTCCACTGGTATGTAAAAGGGGAGCATTTCTTCACGCTGCATGTGAAATTTGAAGAGCTCTATGATGATATCACCCTGAAAATGGATGAAGTAGCTGAACGCCTTCTCACCATTAAAGGCAGTCCTGCCGCAACGATGAAGGAATATCTGGAACTGGCTACCATTCAAGAAGCTTCCGGTAAGGAAGATGCGCGTAAGATGGTACAAACCCTGATCGAGGACTTTGCAACCGTCTCTGAGGAAATGCATGAAGGCATTCATCTGGCGGAGGAAGCAGGAGATCATCCAACAGGAGATTTGTTCATTAAAATTAAAAATGATCTTGAAAAGCATATGTGGATGCTGCGCTCTTATCTGGGATAA
- a CDS encoding YunC family protein yields the protein MVTMEPIPVGEHTLVGVEVKLPKTTLLTISTSRGYIMCGALDVGLLNDRLGDRKIIAGRAVGVKTLKELLEAPLESVTMEAAVLGITPGMPGYEALLKML from the coding sequence ATGGTGACTATGGAGCCCATTCCGGTTGGAGAACATACGCTTGTCGGAGTGGAGGTGAAGCTGCCCAAGACTACATTACTGACAATCAGTACCTCGCGTGGGTATATCATGTGCGGGGCACTTGATGTAGGACTTTTGAATGACCGCCTGGGCGACCGTAAAATTATTGCCGGCAGGGCGGTAGGTGTAAAGACACTGAAGGAACTGCTGGAGGCGCCGCTCGAATCTGTAACTATGGAAGCAGCCGTTCTTGGAATCACCCCGGGAATGCCCGGATATGAAGCACTTCTTAAAATGCTGTAA
- a CDS encoding DUF423 domain-containing protein — translation MQRKFMIIGSLMAMLSVVIGAFGAHLLEPIIGESSMKVYETGVQYHMVHALGIIFVAIAAGFWGDSRKLAWAGWLLFAGIILFSGSLYLLAITGIKPLGIITPFGGVAFIIGWICLMAEAISKKKK, via the coding sequence TTGCAGCGTAAATTTATGATTATTGGTTCATTGATGGCCATGCTTTCCGTGGTGATCGGTGCTTTTGGAGCCCATTTACTAGAGCCGATTATAGGCGAGTCATCGATGAAGGTGTATGAAACCGGAGTTCAGTACCATATGGTGCATGCACTCGGAATCATATTCGTTGCCATCGCTGCCGGATTCTGGGGAGATTCGAGGAAACTGGCTTGGGCTGGCTGGCTCTTGTTCGCCGGTATTATTTTGTTCTCTGGCAGCTTGTATCTATTGGCCATTACAGGAATCAAGCCTTTAGGTATTATTACCCCGTTTGGCGGCGTGGCTTTCATAATCGGCTGGATTTGCCTGATGGCTGAAGCCATTTCAAAAAAGAAAAAGTAA
- a CDS encoding DegV family protein, whose amino-acid sequence MSKVKVFADSTCDLPREWLRDYDIGLIPLYVTFGDKTYKDGLDITTPQLYAEVDKTGSLPKTAAPSPADFIQAFSPSIEEGRDIVYISLSSELSSTYQNAVIAAEEFPKGKITVIDSLNLSTGIGLQVMKAVKAAEQGMSPQEIAALIEHIKPLVETEFVIDSLDYLYKGGRCSGMQNLVGSLLKIRPVIKVIDGKMTPAYKVRGKREKALEQMLSNALEKRDHMDNDLIFVTHSLAEEDARKLKHILEEKTRAREVAVSDAGCVISSHCGAKTIGILYVKKE is encoded by the coding sequence ATGTCCAAGGTTAAAGTTTTTGCCGACAGCACCTGCGATCTGCCCCGGGAATGGCTTCGGGATTATGATATTGGACTTATACCTCTATATGTAACCTTTGGCGATAAGACCTACAAGGATGGATTGGATATCACAACTCCGCAGCTATATGCTGAGGTGGACAAAACAGGCAGCCTGCCGAAGACTGCCGCACCTTCTCCAGCGGACTTTATACAGGCCTTTTCCCCTTCTATAGAAGAAGGCCGGGATATCGTATACATCAGCCTGTCGTCGGAGCTTTCCTCCACATATCAGAATGCGGTGATTGCCGCGGAAGAATTTCCGAAAGGAAAAATAACGGTAATCGATTCACTGAACTTATCCACGGGTATTGGACTTCAGGTCATGAAAGCCGTCAAGGCAGCAGAGCAAGGAATGTCTCCACAGGAAATCGCTGCTTTGATTGAGCATATCAAGCCGCTTGTTGAAACGGAATTCGTCATTGACTCCCTGGACTATTTGTATAAGGGTGGACGCTGCTCAGGAATGCAAAATCTGGTCGGCAGCCTGCTCAAAATCCGCCCGGTCATTAAAGTGATCGACGGCAAAATGACTCCGGCCTATAAGGTCCGCGGCAAAAGGGAAAAGGCACTGGAGCAAATGCTGAGCAATGCCTTGGAAAAGCGGGATCACATGGACAATGATCTTATCTTTGTGACCCATTCCCTCGCTGAAGAGGATGCCCGAAAGCTGAAACACATTCTAGAAGAAAAGACCCGTGCCCGCGAGGTGGCCGTCTCGGATGCCGGCTGCGTCATCTCCTCCCACTGCGGAGCAAAAACAATCGGTATATTGTATGTAAAAAAGGAATAG